In Micromonospora inyonensis, the genomic window GATCTCCAGAAGCGCGGCTGGCCTCGTGGTCGGCGTGTTCGGGCAAGGGCAGCCCGGGTTCGGGATCGGCGCGGCCGGGGGATGGTTCCCCGTGCTCGCGGTCGACGCGACCGGGGGGTGGCTGCTCGTGCTCGCGGGCGGCTCCTCTGCCAGTCACGACGTTCATTGGACACCGAGTCGTCGCCGCGAACACGCAGCTCAGGCCGCGTGTCGGCGACCAAAGCGGACAGGAAGTGCGGCGCTCGTCCGGCCGGCCCGGACCGGTCGAGCGGCCCGGGCCGGCCTGTTGGTTCGCGACCGGTTCCCGGTGGTCACTAGCTAATCTAAAGCAGAGCAGTGACGGCTGCACGCCAGGTGTGAGCCGGATTCTGAGTCCCCCGCCTGGCGTCTACGGCGTCGCATACCGCCACCCATCACCTTCACCCGAAGAGCCACCGATCACCTTCACCCGAAGAATGGAAAGCCGACATGAGCAAGACTGAACTGACCGTGGGCATTTCCCACCTCGGTGGTTCGACTGTCGGGGCCACCTTCGCCAAGCCGTACAGCCCGGATCTGCCGACGCTGGTGATGATCAACTCCTACACGACGTCTGCGGAGCTGTACCGCCCACAGTTCAGCGACGAGGAGCTGAACAGCAGGATGAACCTGCTCGCACTGGAGCCCTATGGCCACGGCCGAACCAGGGCTACCTATCGGCACTTCACCTACTGGGACAGCGCAGTCGCGAACTTGCAGGTCCTGGAGGCGCTCAAGATCGACAAGGCATTCGTCCTCGGAACCTCTCAGGGCGGCTGGATCGCGACCCGCATGGCACTTCTCGCACCCCACGTCGTTCAGGGACTGATCCCTCTGGGCACGTCCATGGATCGGGAGAGCCAGCGCAGTCGGGACCTCGGCTGCTGGGACGGGCCTGCGTTCTGCACTCCCTTCATCGACCAGTTCGGGCATCCGGTGGATGATAGTTGGGTTGTCCCGGACCAGTTTGTTGACGACACCTTCGATGCTGCCCTCGGTGGGCTGACGAGCGAGGAACGAGCGTTCTGGCTGACCACCTACCGCAGCAACTTCGCGGGCGATGATGGTCGTCACCGGCTGCGACTGTGCACGATCAACCTGCGTGATCGCGATGGACTGTATGGGCGCCTCGACGAGGTGACCACACCTCTGCTGTGGCTGCACGGTACGGCAGATCAGGTGTACTCGGTCGCGAACGCAGAGCAGGAAGTGAAGCTGTTCTCCCATTCGGTGGACGCGCGGCTTGAGATCGTCGAGGGTGGGCACCACTTCCTGAGTGCTTCCAAGCCCGCTGAAGTGAACCAGGCCGTGACAGACTTCGTCAGCCGATGGTCCTGATCAGGCTGCGTTGAAAGGTCTTCCTCTGATGTCCGGACTCACGGAGATACGCGCTGCGGCCAATCAGGCGGCGGTGACGAAATTGCTCGCTACGGACCCGGTGTTGGTTGACGTGGTGCCAGCCCTGCATGCGCTGCCCGGCATGACGACGCACACCATAGCGCCACATGCCTGGTCGGAGTACCAGGGAGGGCAGCGACGCGCAATCCTCGGTGCTGCCTTGTACGAGGGTTTGGCTGCGACCACCGAGGAGGCTGACGCGCTTCTGGCCGCTGGGGAGATCGTGGTCAAGCCTTGCCACGATCACGCGTGCGTCGGATTTGTGACCAGTGTGACTTCGGCGTCGATGCCGGTCTGGGTCGTCGAGGACCGGGCGACAGGGACTCGTGGGCACTGAAGTGATCTCATCGACTTTCCGGTAGGTATTTGTACTCGAAGTGGGTCAGGTGCAGGGCCCCGGCGACGATGTCACCGATGCGGCGTGGGCTGACCGTCGTATCGCGTAGCGTTTTCCAGCGTCCGGTCGGGATCGCGAAGCCGCGTTCTCCTTGCCAACGCAGGCCGCGTAGTAGTCGGTTGTAGGCGCGGTTGTCGGGTGCGAGCCGGCGGCCGTCGGCAGGTTGCTTGACCGGGGTCTTGATGCGGTGGCCTGCGCTTTCGTAGCCGGAATCGGCCAGGGTAGGCAGGTCGAGTTCGGCGGCGGACCAGTTCAGGGCGGCGGCCGAGCTCACGGGCAACTGGTGCCGAAGTCGCGATGACCTGTTGAGTGGCATCGCTGCACCAATCGTCCGGGTGGGCTCCCCGCTCTGTGTCAGCCCGGCCGAGGCGAAGGAATGTCGGCGGCCCTGCCCCGGCTGATATCACCCAACCCGGGTGATGCGCACCCACCCTGGTCGGGGCGAGGCTGTCACTCGGTCCTGGATGCGATGTCTCGGATGCCGGCTGGCTTCCGCTGGTGTCGGACGCTAGTCGGGATAGCCGAGAGGGGAGGAATCGATGGCGGATCCCATTGCGGAGTTTTTCGCCGGGGTCGTACGCCGCAGGTACGACCGGCTCAAGCAGGTCACGGGCACGATCCGCTTCGACCTCGTACGAGATCATCACACCACCCACTGGCTCATGACGATCGAGAAGGGGGACGTCAGGGTGTCCCGGGAAAACCGCCGCGCTGACTGCACCGTCCGGCTCGACGAGGCGTTGTTCGCGCGCATCGTGCGCGGCGAGACGGACGTCTACGCGGCCTGGCTGCGTAACGAGGTTGAGCTCGTGGGCCGGCTGTACATGCTCGTCATCTTCCAGCGGGTCCTTCCGGGGCCACCTGGAGCCCGGGATCCGCGAGCGGTCGCGCGACGCGGAGAGCTGCGGCGATGAGCCAGGACACGGTCAGGATCCTGAACGGCAACACCTTCGTGGTCAGCGACAGGCAGGGCGACATCACCCCGTCTCCGGAGTTTCCGACCGGTCTGTTCTCGTTCGACACCCGATTCCTGTCGAAGTGGGAGTTGAGCGTCAACGGCGAGCGCCTCCAGGCGCTGTCAGTCGACGATCTGCAGCATTTCGAGACACGTTTCTTCCTGGTCCCGGGCAAACCGACCCACTACGTCGACGCCAAGGTGTCGGTCATCCGCCAGCGCTCGGTCGGCGGTAGCCTCGACGAGCAACTGACGGTACTCAACCACAGCCGTGAGCCGGTGGACCTCATGATCCGGTTGGATATCGAGAGCGACTTCGCCGACCTGTTCGAGATCAAGGATACGAGGCACAAGAAGGGCAACGTGTACGTCCGGCTCGAGCACGGGCGTCTGCGGTTGGGCTACGAACGGGAGACCTTCCGGCGGGAGACGCTGGTCTCGTCGACCGTACCCGGCACGTTCGACGAAAACGGGGTGACCTTCGATGTCCGCATCCAACCGCACGGCAAGTGGGTGACCCGGCTGCACGTGGCGACGCTGGGAACGCGTGGAAGCGAGATTCGCCGTAGCATGCACGGCCAGCCCACGCCGGCCAGACGGCAGATGCGCCGGGAGTTGGAGCGTTGGCTGGCGCGGGCACCCGACCTCACCTGCCAGAACGAGTCGCTACAGCGGTCGTACCGACGCAGTCTGGTCGACCTCGCCGCGCTCCAGCTCACGCCGCTCCTCCACGGTACGATCAACATACCCGCGGCCGGCCTGCCGTGGTTCATGACCATCTTTGGCCGCGACAGCATCCTCACCAGCCTGCAGACCCTGCCGTTCACGCCGGACCTCGCCGCCAACACGCTGACGCTGATGGCGAGCATGCAGGGCAACAAGCTGTATGACTTCCGGGACGAGGAACCAGGCAAGATCATGCACGAGTGGCGGTACGGGGAGTCGGCGGCGTTCGAGGAGCAGCCGCACACCTCGTACTTCGGTACCGCTGACGCCACGCCGCTGTTCGTGATCCTGCTGGACGAGTACGAGCGCTGGAGCGGCGACAGCCACCTGGTCGGACTGTTGGAGCCGGAGGCCCGTGCCGCACTCGACTGGATCGACGAGTACGGCGACCTGCTCGGCGACGGCTACATCCGGTACCAGACCCGAAACGAGCGGAGCGGCCTCGTGAACCAGTGCTGGAAGGACTCCTGGGACTCGATCTCCTTCCACGACGGGCGCCTGCCGGACTTTCCTCGCGCGACCTGTGAACTTCAGGGGTACGCGTACGACGCGAAGGTGCGGGGCGCCCGGTTGGCCCGTGACTTCTGGGGCGACCCGGAATACGCGGACCGGCTGGAGCGGGAGGCCGCCGATCTCCGGGCGCGGTTCAACCGCGACTTCTGGGTAGAGGACAGGGAGTTCTACGCCCTGGGCCTGGATCCCGACGGCAGGCCGGTCGACTCGCTGTCGTCGAACATGGGGCACCTCCTCTGGAGCGGAATCGTCGATCCGTCCAGGGCAGAGGCGGTCGCGCGGCATCTGCTCGGGCCCCGGCTGTTCTCCGGCTGGGGGGTGCGGACGCTGGCCGTGGATGAGGGGCGCTACAACCCCATCGGCTACCACGTGGGCACCGTCTGGCCGTTCGACAACTCGCTCATCGCCTGGGGGCTGTGGCGCTACGGCTTCCGGGCCGAGGCGGGACGCATCGCCGCGGGCATGATCGACGCCGCGGAGTTCTTCCACGGCCGGCTGCCTGAGGCATTCGCCGGCTACGACCGGGAACTGACCCGCTATCCCGTCGAGTACCCGACCGCCTGCAGCCCACAGGCCTGGTCGACCGGTACCCCGCTGCTGCTACTGCGCGTCATCCTCGGCCTGGAGCCGGACGGGGACCGGCTGCTGGTCGAACCGGCAGTGCCCACCAGCATCGGCCGGATCGAGCTGCGCAACATTCCCGGACGGTGGGGGCACGCGAGCGCGACATCGGGCTAGCTAGGCTTGCTGGTCATGAGTCACGTACTTGCGGCGGTAGCCTGGCCGTACGCCAACGGCCCGCGCCACATCGGCCACGTCTCCGGTTTCGGCGTCCCATCCGACGTCTTCGCCCGGTACATGCGGATGGCCGGCCACGACGTGCTCATGGTCTCCGGCACCGACGAGCACGGCACGCCGATCCAGGTGCAGGCCGACGCGGAGGGCGTCACCGCCCGTGACCTCGCCGACCGGTACAACCGGGTGATCGTCGAGGACCTGCACGGCCTCGGGCTGTCGTACGACCTCTTCACCCGGACCACCACCCGCAACCACTACGCCGTGGTGCAGGAACTCTTCGAGGGGATGTACCGCAACGGGTACATCGTCCCGAAGGTCACCATGGGCGCGATCTCCCCGTCCACCGGGCGGACCCTCCCCGACCGGTACATCGAGGGCACCTGCCCGATCTGCGGCTACGACAGCGCCCGGGGCGACCAGTGCGACAACTGCGGCAACCAGCTCGACCCGGTCGACCTGATCAACCCCAAGTCGAAGATCAACGGCGAGACCCCGCAGTTCGTCGAGACCGAGCACTTCTTCCTGGACCTGCCCGCCCTGGCCGACGTGCTACGGCAGTGGCTGGACACCCGGGAGGGCTGGCGTCCCAACGTGCTGCGGTTCTCCCGGAACCTGCTCGGCGACCTCCAGCCCCGGGCCATCACCCGGGACCTGGAATGGGGCGTGCCGATCCCGCTCGACGGCTGGCGGGACCGTCCCGACAAGCGCATCTACGTCTGGTTCGACGCGGTCATCGGCTACCTCTCCGCCTCGATCGAGTGGGCCCGGCGCTCCGGTGACCCGGAGGCGTGGCGGAAGTGGTGGTCCACCGACGCCGAGGGCAGGGATGCCCTCGCCTACTACTTCATGGGCAAGGACAACATCGTCTTCCATTCGGTGATCTGGCCGGCGCTGCTCTCCGGCTACTCCGGCCAGGGGGCGAAGGACGGCGAACCCGGCGCGCTGGGGCGGCTCAACCTTCCCACCGAGGTGGTCTCCAGCGAGTTCCTGACCATGGAGGGACGGAAGTTCTCCTCGTCCCGCCGGGTGGTCATCTACGTGCGGGACTTCCTCGAACGGTACGACGCGGACGCGCTGCGTTACTTCATCGCGGTCGCCGGCCCGGAGAGCAACGACACCGACTTCACCTGGGCGGAGTTCCTCCGCCGGAACAACGACGAGCTGGTCGCCGGCTGGGGCAACCTGGTCAACCGGTCCATCTCGATGGCGGCCAAGAACTTCGGGGCGATCCCGCCCGTCGATCCGGCCGGGCTCACCGGGGCCGACGAGGCGCTGCTCGCGGTGGCGCGGGCCGGTTTCGACACGGTGGGCGACCTGATCGCCCGGCACCGGCAGAAGCAGGCCATCGGCGAGGCGATGAAGGTGGTCGCCGAGGCCAACCGGTACCTCTCCGACCAGGCCCCGTGGAAGCTGAAGGGCGAGGACGACAAGCCCCGGATGGGCACGATCCTGCACGTCGCCCTCCAGGTGGTCAGCGACGCCAACACGCTGCTCACCCCGTTCCTGCCGCACTCCGCGCAGAAGGTGCACGAACTGCTCGGCGGCACCGGGGTGCACGCGCCGATGCCGTCCATCGTCGAGGTCGAGGACCTCGACGGCGGGCCGGCGTACCCGGTGCTGACCGGTGACTACACGCAGGGCACGCGCTGGGCGTCCGTACCGCTGGAGGTGGGCCGTCCGCTGGCCGCGCCGAAGCCGGTCTTCCGCAAGCTCGACCCGTCGATCGTCGACGAGGAACTGGCCCGCCTCGCCGGCTGACCGCCACGCGCCCCCGGGGCCAGGGGTCCCGGGGGCGATCCACGGGCACCGTCGGGCCGGGACCGTTCGGCGGCTCGCCGACGGCCCCGAGCCGTCCGGCGGTCGGGTCAGGCATGGGCCATGGCGCGGGTGCCGATGAACTCGATCAGGGCGCGGTTGACCTCGTCGGCGTTGGTCCACGGGATGCCGTGCGGCGCGCCGCGCAACGTGACCAGGGTGCTCTCCGGCAGCATCGAGGCCAGCCGCTGCCCGGTGACCGGGAACGGCAGGACGGCGTCCGCGTCGCCCTGCACGATCAGCACCGGCACGTCGATCCGGGGCAGGTCGGCGCGGAAGTCGGTCAGCCAGGCGTCCACGCAGTCCAGGGTGCCCTTCGCCGACGCCTGCGCGCCGATGTGCCAGTGCGCCCGGTACGCCTCCTCGCTGACCAGCCGGCCCCTGTTCTGCTGGTAGTTGAAGAAGTTGTCGCAGAAGCTGGTCAGGAAGGCGAACCGGTCGGCCGCGATCGCCTGCTTGAAGCCGTCGAAGAGCTGCTGCTCGACGCCCTCGGGGTTGTCCGGCGTCTTCAGCAGGAACGGTGCGAGCGGGGCCAGCAGCACCGCGCGGCTCACCCGGTCCGACCCGTACGCGCCGAGGTAGCGGGTGACCTCACCGGTGCCCATCGAGTGCCCCACCAGCACCGCGTCGCGCAGGTCGAGCTGGTCCACCAGCATCTTCAGGTCGGCGGCTAACGTGTCGTAGTCGTACCCGTTGGTGGGCTGGCCGGAATTGCCGAAACCCCGCCGGTCGTACGTGATCACGCGGTAGCCGGCGTTCAGCAGGGCGAGGGTCTGCTTCTCCCAGGTGGCGCCGTTGAACGGGAACCCGTGGATGAGCACCACCGGTTGCCCGGTGCCGTGGTCCTCGTAGTAGAGGTCGATGGGCCCGGAGTTCTCCGAGTCGACGGTGACGAAGGGCATGTGGTCTCCCCGAGACGGGACGGTCGGACGTCGGCGTCTTCCCGTACCGCCGGGGGTTATGCCCGTCGACCGCGCTCCGGCGGGCTGGGACACCCCGACCGTCAGAGCGGGTACGGCAGGTCGACGACGCGGTCGTCGGTGACCTCGGTGGCCGGGGCCCAGGCCTCGTAGACGCCCCGCTCGTGGCACTGCGCGCCGGTGGCCGCCACCGCCTCCGGTCCCGGCCGGCACAGCCGCAGCCGCAGCCAGCCCGTCTCCTCCCGCAGCACCACGCAGTCCACGTCGCGCCAGCGGGCGTACCGCAGTCGCCGGGCGACCGACTCCACCGGGTACCGGGCGGTCCGGGTCAACGCCTGCATCCGGAACCCCCCGGGCAGGTCGGCCACCGCCTCGTACTCGCTGCCGGCGTAGCCGCCGACCAGCCGGGTCGAGGCGGCCGGCTCGGCGATCGGCACGTACTCCTGCTCGGAGGAGAGGCCCGGCACCGTGGCGAGGAGGTGCCGCCACCGCGGCCCGACCATCCGCAGCCAGCCCCGCTGCTCGGCCTGGTAGGCGTAGAGCACCACCTCCACCCCCTCGGCCGGGTAGGCGACCAGGGTGGCGTTCGCCGGCATCGGCAGGTCGGCGAAGTCGCGGGTGACGAACTCCGGGACCACCTGGGTGCTGCTCGGCGCGAAGCCGGTGCCGAGCACCGCCGCGCCGACCCGCTCCCCGGCCGCCAGCTCCACCAGTCCCCGGTGCGCCCCGCCGGCGGGCGCGTCGTAGTCGGCCGGGTCGGCCGCCCGCCAGCGCAGCGCGTACACCACGTCCGGCGCGGGACCGTCGTCGGTGCGCAGCACCGCCAGCGCCGACGGGGTACGCAGATGCGCCACGTCGTGCTCCCGGTGGCAGAAGCCGTGCGGCAGCAGTCCCCGTACGTGGCCGGCGAGCTGGCGGGCGGAGAGCACCTTCACCATCCGGGTGCCCCGACGGATGACGGCCGAGGCGCGCAGCGTGGCGAGCACCGGGTCCCCGGCGGCGGACGGCTGTTGGGTGAGCTGCTGGATCTGCGTCCAGGTGCGGTCCCGGTGCAGCGGTACCAGCAGCGGCGCGTCCGGTTCCTCGTCCGCCTGCCCCGGTCCATCCTGCACCGCCGTCACCTCGGTCGCGTGGACGAAGCGTCGCCACGGCAGGGGCGCGCCGGGGCGGGGCGCCCACGCGAAGCCGGGCAGCTCCACCCCGCTGAAGATCTCGTACGCGGCACCCCGGGCGATCTGCTCCGCCGGGTACACCGCGCCCCGGTACGTCACGCGCGGCCCGACCCGCGCCGGGGTGGCGTCGTCGGTCTGGGTGGGGGCAGTCACCAGCCGAACGGTAAAGGCCCTGGGTACCGCAGGGATTAACAGTGGATTGCGGGTCGGGGACGGCGGTCGCGGATGGTGTGTGATGCTCATCGACGATGAGTGAGCCGACCGAATCCCGCCGTCAGCGTGCCGCCCGCCGGGCCGGGGAGTTCCCGCCCGCCCCGGAGCCGCTGCCCCACCCCGTCCCGGACAGTCACACCCACCTCGACATCACCGTCAGCGAGGCCGGCACGCCCGGTGGTCCCGCCGACGACCCGGTCGCGGCGACGATCGGAGTGGCCGCCGGGGTGGGCGTCGACCGGCTGGTCCAGGTCGGCGTGGACGTCGACTCCTCCGTCTGGGGGGCCGAGGTCGCCGTCCGGTACCCGGCGGTGGTCGCCACCGTCGCCCTGCACCCCAACGAGGCCCCCCGCCTGGCCGACCTGGACGAGGCGCTGCGGCGGATCGAGGCGCTGGCCGCCCGGGACCGGGTACGCGGCATCGGCGAGACCGGACTGGACTTCTTCCGTACCGGCCAGGAGGGGCGCGCCGCGCAGGAGGCGAGCTTCCGGGCGCACGTCGCCATCGCCAAGCGGTACGGCAAGCCGCTGGTCAT contains:
- a CDS encoding alpha/beta fold hydrolase, with the protein product MSKTELTVGISHLGGSTVGATFAKPYSPDLPTLVMINSYTTSAELYRPQFSDEELNSRMNLLALEPYGHGRTRATYRHFTYWDSAVANLQVLEALKIDKAFVLGTSQGGWIATRMALLAPHVVQGLIPLGTSMDRESQRSRDLGCWDGPAFCTPFIDQFGHPVDDSWVVPDQFVDDTFDAALGGLTSEERAFWLTTYRSNFAGDDGRHRLRLCTINLRDRDGLYGRLDEVTTPLLWLHGTADQVYSVANAEQEVKLFSHSVDARLEIVEGGHHFLSASKPAEVNQAVTDFVSRWS
- a CDS encoding DUF1116 domain-containing protein, with protein sequence MSGLTEIRAAANQAAVTKLLATDPVLVDVVPALHALPGMTTHTIAPHAWSEYQGGQRRAILGAALYEGLAATTEEADALLAAGEIVVKPCHDHACVGFVTSVTSASMPVWVVEDRATGTRGH
- a CDS encoding transposase family protein, which translates into the protein MSSAAALNWSAAELDLPTLADSGYESAGHRIKTPVKQPADGRRLAPDNRAYNRLLRGLRWQGERGFAIPTGRWKTLRDTTVSPRRIGDIVAGALHLTHFEYKYLPESR
- a CDS encoding SCP2 sterol-binding domain-containing protein → MADPIAEFFAGVVRRRYDRLKQVTGTIRFDLVRDHHTTHWLMTIEKGDVRVSRENRRADCTVRLDEALFARIVRGETDVYAAWLRNEVELVGRLYMLVIFQRVLPGPPGARDPRAVARRGELRR
- a CDS encoding glycogen debranching N-terminal domain-containing protein, with product MSQDTVRILNGNTFVVSDRQGDITPSPEFPTGLFSFDTRFLSKWELSVNGERLQALSVDDLQHFETRFFLVPGKPTHYVDAKVSVIRQRSVGGSLDEQLTVLNHSREPVDLMIRLDIESDFADLFEIKDTRHKKGNVYVRLEHGRLRLGYERETFRRETLVSSTVPGTFDENGVTFDVRIQPHGKWVTRLHVATLGTRGSEIRRSMHGQPTPARRQMRRELERWLARAPDLTCQNESLQRSYRRSLVDLAALQLTPLLHGTINIPAAGLPWFMTIFGRDSILTSLQTLPFTPDLAANTLTLMASMQGNKLYDFRDEEPGKIMHEWRYGESAAFEEQPHTSYFGTADATPLFVILLDEYERWSGDSHLVGLLEPEARAALDWIDEYGDLLGDGYIRYQTRNERSGLVNQCWKDSWDSISFHDGRLPDFPRATCELQGYAYDAKVRGARLARDFWGDPEYADRLEREAADLRARFNRDFWVEDREFYALGLDPDGRPVDSLSSNMGHLLWSGIVDPSRAEAVARHLLGPRLFSGWGVRTLAVDEGRYNPIGYHVGTVWPFDNSLIAWGLWRYGFRAEAGRIAAGMIDAAEFFHGRLPEAFAGYDRELTRYPVEYPTACSPQAWSTGTPLLLLRVILGLEPDGDRLLVEPAVPTSIGRIELRNIPGRWGHASATSG
- the metG gene encoding methionine--tRNA ligase codes for the protein MSHVLAAVAWPYANGPRHIGHVSGFGVPSDVFARYMRMAGHDVLMVSGTDEHGTPIQVQADAEGVTARDLADRYNRVIVEDLHGLGLSYDLFTRTTTRNHYAVVQELFEGMYRNGYIVPKVTMGAISPSTGRTLPDRYIEGTCPICGYDSARGDQCDNCGNQLDPVDLINPKSKINGETPQFVETEHFFLDLPALADVLRQWLDTREGWRPNVLRFSRNLLGDLQPRAITRDLEWGVPIPLDGWRDRPDKRIYVWFDAVIGYLSASIEWARRSGDPEAWRKWWSTDAEGRDALAYYFMGKDNIVFHSVIWPALLSGYSGQGAKDGEPGALGRLNLPTEVVSSEFLTMEGRKFSSSRRVVIYVRDFLERYDADALRYFIAVAGPESNDTDFTWAEFLRRNNDELVAGWGNLVNRSISMAAKNFGAIPPVDPAGLTGADEALLAVARAGFDTVGDLIARHRQKQAIGEAMKVVAEANRYLSDQAPWKLKGEDDKPRMGTILHVALQVVSDANTLLTPFLPHSAQKVHELLGGTGVHAPMPSIVEVEDLDGGPAYPVLTGDYTQGTRWASVPLEVGRPLAAPKPVFRKLDPSIVDEELARLAG
- a CDS encoding alpha/beta fold hydrolase produces the protein MPFVTVDSENSGPIDLYYEDHGTGQPVVLIHGFPFNGATWEKQTLALLNAGYRVITYDRRGFGNSGQPTNGYDYDTLAADLKMLVDQLDLRDAVLVGHSMGTGEVTRYLGAYGSDRVSRAVLLAPLAPFLLKTPDNPEGVEQQLFDGFKQAIAADRFAFLTSFCDNFFNYQQNRGRLVSEEAYRAHWHIGAQASAKGTLDCVDAWLTDFRADLPRIDVPVLIVQGDADAVLPFPVTGQRLASMLPESTLVTLRGAPHGIPWTNADEVNRALIEFIGTRAMAHA
- a CDS encoding TatD family hydrolase yields the protein MSEPTESRRQRAARRAGEFPPAPEPLPHPVPDSHTHLDITVSEAGTPGGPADDPVAATIGVAAGVGVDRLVQVGVDVDSSVWGAEVAVRYPAVVATVALHPNEAPRLADLDEALRRIEALAARDRVRGIGETGLDFFRTGQEGRAAQEASFRAHVAIAKRYGKPLVIHDRDAHADVLRVLDDEGAPDTVVLHCFSGDADFAAECVRRGYLLSFAGTVTFASAGALREAAASTPPEQLLVETDAPYLTPMPHRGRPNASYLIPLTVRALAATTGTDLADLCAHLSANGERVFGPWR